A stretch of DNA from Sebastes umbrosus isolate fSebUmb1 chromosome 14, fSebUmb1.pri, whole genome shotgun sequence:
TGCaaggacagacacagagaaggAAGCAAACCATGCTGTCAACCCCCAGCCCCATTGATAAAACagaagagaaaggaagaggCTGGCAACATAAAGATTGAGAAAGATTGTGTTATCtgtttatttcttcttcttttttttcataaaacagcCAACGCTTAACATGGTTGATTTGGTGAAGTGTCTCTGCCGCCTGAGCCAGGTGAcatctaataaataaataaataaataagtaaatgcacACACCCTACTGACTCATGCACAACTGTTTGACAGTAGAGGCAGATTAATTAACTCCCTTGCCAATGTATGAGCCTTTTCTAACAGCTGATGCTACTTTAACTCTTCATGTGGTTGTCAAATATTCAGATTTAATATGTCAGAAACATTTGGAAAGAAAACcagacacaaatatacaaattcTAAGTTTTATTTCTACCTTGTAACAGAGACAACTTGTGATTGatttgaaaacaaatgaaatacaaataaaaaatactgttaatttctgttgtttcttttccttaattgtaataatctaataatttcTTATCTACCCAGCGACAGTGCATGGTGCAAAACATCCCTGATTGATTAAAAAATCCTAATAAGCTTGCAGTATCTAGCGTTAAATTTATCAGTAAAAACAATGTGAACAAAGAAGTAATTCTTAGAGGTAATAACAACAGTAAATATAGAGTAACAAAAATGTTATAAGCAGAGGTTTGTACAGCTGTGAAAATGGGAATGAAAGTGGTCTTTATTGGACCATTTATTCAGAAGACAGAGATCTACAAGTTCCATAATGTTTCAGCACTATAATATTATCTCTAACAGGAGCCACttcattgttttgcattgttgAAGACACAATCTCTCCACTGGAGATGGTTTCCACAACATCATAACTTTCTGCTATCCTCAAAGACTTTAATACCTTACATTTCTGTACAGATCTTTCTACATCAACTGTATCCACAAAAGGTGGGCCTGTCTCATTAACAAATCAAAATGACCTTCAAATCAACAGATCGCTCTGAACATTACCACGGTTCACGGTCAACTCATTTCAATATATCACCTTAAAACGGGAACAGAAACTGCAAGTCATCTGACTTGTGAATATCCTCTAATAATGGTGCTTATTGGTGTATTTGTCTTActatatgaatgaatataaatatgatgtccTCATACcatttgttttagtttaaatTTCACTTCCTGAGTTGATCTTACTGGATGTGAATTGAACATGAGAGCACACAATGAGGTCCAATGCTATTTATTATTTCACCTCTCCTACACGATATCTGATGCAGTTAGTTGCACTGTACGCAGATTGTTAGAAAGCCACGCAGGATTCTGAATAAAGCTTACTTacattgatttgatttttaaaaaacatttatttgctGAGGTACCGAGTTGAAAACCTCTTGCAGGAGGGGGGCAACGATAGGGCAGGATGACAGCTGAATTCCAGCTTCCTCGCCCTCTGCTCAAGTATGTGCTCACGCTCTGCACTAGACTTGCTCAATATTTACTGCTGCCGTTGCAATCTGGAGAGCTGCATGCGGTCACATGTGTTCATACTTGGACAGAGGGCAGAGGGATGAGGACAGACAGCAGACAAATAAAACCAGACACACCAGTTATGCAATGGGGAGGGGAACTGTGTTTTGGTTATTAGAAATGGGCAGTGAGATACCCTGAAATACTGTAGAaagaaacatttttcaccaGTTGCAACAGCCTGTGCTGAACTATGGGCTGTTTTCACTGGGGACACCCTGTATGCCAACTTAATGCACAACAGAAGGGATGAAGAATTTGTGACATTATGTGGTAAGagatagtttaaaaaaaaaaaaaaaaaaaaaagcctgtatGAACAAGCAAAAAGTGCCTTTTTGAATCTGAATTCAGTCGGGGTGACTGTTGTTTTGGGGTTCACAGTTGTCACGGGATCCACTTGGATaattttttgaaaatgatttgATTCTCTCCGTCTATGGCTCTTTAATGCTTATTTAACAGAAAGCTGCTAAAAGAAAGCAACTCAGGATGATGACTGCTGTCACAAACAATGCAAGCACTTCCATATCTTTGCTAATATTTACACAGCACAATCTAAGAAGCATAGAAAATGTACTAACTGGTATACAGTGGTAGCTGTTCGCCTGGGAGTCACCTGATGTTGCAAAACTTTAAGCTAGAGTCCGTGGGAATTTGCTGTACATGATTACCGTGAGTATATTATCATGTTTACAGTAAAACAATGATTTTGTGCTCAGATTCCTCATCAAGTTTAAAAGGACTGTATGTCAGAAATGTGGTCTGTTACTTCCATCCAAACACGGTCTTTAGTGCTCATGTTCCTAGTTGCTTGCATGCAACCCTCATTCAATGTGGGTTTAGATTAAAATAAacccactttgttttttttatggcgGATTCAACTGAAGTGGTCTTAACTAGAGCACTTCGAACTGGAAAGGTCAGAGCAATGATTCACCATCTCATCTCCCTTTGATAGTTTTCACCTTTGATCACAGAAAAATATGGAAAAACCTTCAAGTCTTTTTTGTCCTCAGTAGGCATCTGGTCTTGAGTATGCTGTGTTAATGTTTAATAGAGATAAATAGTGGTGTGTATCTACTAGTGGAACATATCAACAGCACATGGTGATACTGTATTGTAAGGTGAGGATTATTGAGCGTTGTGAGGCATTGAGCAACAGAGGACATTTACTTCCTGTTCCTGTAAGTCTTCCTGCTGAAGTTCATTAACTTGTTGTACTTCACAGTCATCCAACGATCATTAGAAAAAATAGACATTTTGCATTGAAGAGCTTCCTAATTAAATATCTATTTGTTTGTGATAAAAACAGGCAACATCTGGCTGTGAGGCCAGCTTTGAGCTGTCCTCTCCTACAGTCATCTTTGGCTAAATCACACTGAAGCAACTTGTGAAATGCCCCTTTGTTTGAAGTATAAACTGGGCCAAAATGACACTTTCCAGCATCTATATTTTGTTTAGTCTCCTTCATTAGACATCTCTTCAAGCTGCTGTATTGTCAATTCAAGCTACCACACTCTAAAAGACAAGCGCAGCCACTCAGCATGGCAAAGGCTGCTGACAAACGTGACGAAGCAATGGCAAACACAAAGTGATCAGCGTGATGGCATAATTCAAATAAAtggtgtttttattcatcttcaACTTTCAGTGAActaaaaacaagaaagaaatcaAACCATGTCGGTTTCATGtatctacaaaaaaaaagaaagaaaacaaagaagcaAAACTATTTCACATCCATGACTGCGTTCTCAAATCATTGGTTTTTGaaagggaagagaaaaaaaaaaatattatctcATTGTGAATCCATTTCATTCAAGGATTCAGCTGCACATATATCCACCTGTGCGCCCAGTGTGTGTGGTATGTGCCGTTACCGTTTGACCGTGCAACTTGATCCCACCACCCCTCCCCACCcatcacacagacatacacacagaccTCTGAAACAGGATGTACAAAAGCTTGTGTTTAGCATTAAACAGTGCAGGGCCTTAACATAAACAGCTAaggctcctcttcctcccccttctCCTCCACCCCTGCACCCAGGTTTGAAATTACATCACAGATGGGCAAGAAGCCATCTCTACAAAAAGACAGGAAAACAGAACACAGGGtacaggtaaaagaaaaaaaacatacatacagaatACAGCAATTCCCTCTGTATcattctcacttttttacactctcacacacaaaaaagtgcACGCAAACAGCCAAACAAACAGTTAAAAATTGttttagagagaaaaaacatgATTGAACCCTGGACACTTGTCTGCTTTGTAGCCATTTGGTGACGAGGGAGAAACAAGTTTGGGAGGTAGAGGAAAAAAGAGTGTTGGGCGGACAGAGGGGTGGCAGGTTGCGGGAGGGGGATCCAGCGGCTGTTATTTCTTGGCCTTGGCGGCCTTGGCTGAATTTCGCGGCGGGGTGACCGGTCTCCCAGATCCCATTCCTCCCCCTCCGCCATAAGGATACAATTTCTTATCTGCTGGCTTCAGAATCTGTGAGAGAGACAACGAAATTCTCATTTAGTTTGTTAGACATACACACTCACCTACGTAATGGTTGACAGTAGAAACCAATCTGACTTTTAGTAtctattagggttgtcaatcaattaaaatacttaatcccgattaatcgcatgattgtccatagttaatcgcgattaactgcaaatgaattgcaatatttttatctgttcaaaatgtaccttatagggtgatttgtcaagtattttaatactcttatcaacacgggggtggtcaaatatgctgctttatgcaaatgtatgtatatatttattattggaaatcaattaacaacataaaacacagacaaatattgtccagaaaccctcacaggtactgcatttagcataaaaaagatgctcaaatcataacatggcaaactcaagcccaacaggcaacaacagctgtcagtgtgtcagtgtgctgacttgactatgtgacttgccccaaactgcatgtgattatcatgaagtgggcatgtctgtaaaggggagacttgtgggtacccattttcattcacatatcttggtCAGAGGTTAAGGAACTCCTTTGTAAATGGTcgtgccaaaattttgcgcaagtttggagcattatttagacaagctagtatgacacggttgctaccaatgtattccttagatttcttccagtttcatatgatgccatcctctctagctttaaaactgatccggctacaatctaaaaatcacaagttgcgttaaaactaatttgtgttaacgcattattatcactttaacagccctaatatctaTATTTCATAATATAGgtaaacaagtttttttttaaaaggaaaaatacaTTCATTAGATTTCGTTAATGATCCATACTGTATAATCTTGGTTTGACACTGATGAACAGAATACATGCAGTAGATGAAGTACAAACACGGCTCCGTTTTACACACCTGGAAGGAGCACATGAGTGTCTCATCCACACTCATCATGGCACCGGCGTTGTCGAACTCTCCGCAGTAGTTGGGAGCAGAGAATAAGGTGACGAGTTGCCTCTTTGCGAAAAACTCATAACCGTCTTCCACCACCTGAGGACAAAAAtgagacaacaacacagacgATAAAACACAAGCCAAAAATTAACAGGTCAGTCGGTGACTCGCTTGTTGGTACCGTTTGAGTCCGGTTGGTTGAGTGAAGCAACACAGGCTCAGACTTTCAACTAAACAGGAGTACAGGAGCACTAAATGTTACTATACGTCTTGTTGACATGGATGGtaataaagaatattacatATTGGCATATTTGAAGTAATCACCTGCATTTCTTGTATATTTATAGTGAAATGAATCTAAAACAAttcacatttacatatttttagcTTAAAGCATTACTTCCCACACAAAATTACCAGTTACTCGCCtcatgttaccttgaattcctgaagaaaactgtttttctctcatgtCTCCACAGTGAACTAAGAATCAAAAAccagagaaaagtcttgatgaattgaagtaaatgggggctgcgtttaaaaaaaaaatatatatatatcaaaacatccgtttacaaactctcccACAACTCGTGCAgaataatccaagtctcatttatccagtcatatgctcactacttcccaaacacatgcaacTTCAGGCAAAACACTTATGCCTAAACAGTCTCACGCTTGCTGCGCTACTCGTCCGTGTGAGTCCAAAGTGTTAAAAATagtaaatgagacttggattatattGCAGGAGTTGTGTGCGAGTTTGTAAACCAATGTTCGGATAtggttttgctgttgttaaaacGCAGCCCTCGTTTACTTCTATTCAgacttttctccctttttttgaATTTTCATTCACCGAGAGGCATcagagaaaaaatacatttcttaatTAATCCAAGGTAACAGGGGGTGAGTACTTCATATAGAGAAGGTCATTTTGGGGGTataaagtattcctttaaatatgTTGAACTGAAATAAAATCCCAACAACGGTACACCCCTATTTCTTTCAGAGGACAAATGACAACCCCAGAGCTTCAGTTGGCAGGGGCACAAGGCCTCCTGGCTAAACATTACCTGATGTGCCCTGCATATTAGGTCCATGTCGTGTTTGTGCAAAAATTTGGCCACCACATCTGCCCCGAATGTGAAGGAGACGCCACGGTCGTTTTCACCCCAGCCCAGCACATCTTTGTCTGGATCGGCCCACAGCAGGTCACACAACAGACCCTGGTCAGGCACGTCTGTGGGTCGCATTACTCTGCGGATCTGCTCCATGGACTGAAGATCAGGAGAGAGGCCTGGAGAGAGATCATACACCCATCTTAGTTTCGGTCTTATCGCTTATCATCCTCGTGACATGTTATATTAAGGATGCCTACCTCCATGACAGCAGAAGATTTTCTCATCTACAATGGCAGCCACAGGTAAACAGTTGAAGCAGTCTGTGAAGGTCTTCCACAGCTTAATGTTATACCGTCGCTTACCTACCAACAAAAGAGGAAAGGTGAGAAGTTAGTGCAACATTCAAGAGAGCAGATTTGACATTTTTCTCGGTTACAAAAGTACTCTGCACTTACACTCGTCATAAAAGCCATAGATTCGATTAATAGAGGCGCATTCGTGGTTTCCGCGCAGCAGGAAAAAATTCTCTGGATATTTGATCTTGTAGGCGAGAAGCAGGCAGATCGTCTCCAGTGACTGCTTCCCTCTGTCTACGTAGTCACCCAGGAACAGGTAGTTGCTTTCTGGGGGGAAGCCTCCATATTCAAACAGCCGGAGCAGATCATAGTACTGACCATGGACATCACCTGTAGAGGGCAGCAGAGGAGCACAATCTGAGCACCATACTCTCACTGCTACTGGGAGTAGCTGCTGATCAGCTGATACAACTAGCAATTACAGATGAGCAAACTGTCTAGTAATTCATGAACAAAACCTCAGGTAATCATCCTCTCTTGCGTCAGAGTCAGTTGTAACCTATTTATGACTTCATGGTATTTCACACTTGACGCATTATTGAAACTCACAAACCACTACATTGAAACTCACCACAGATTTTGAGGGGAGCCTCTAGTTCAAGCAGGATTGGCTGGCTCAGGAAAATTTCACGGGACTTTAGGCAAAGGCCTCGGATCTCACTCTCTGACAGCTGGACATTCTTTCCTGGTCGAGAGCCCTTGACTGAAAGAAAGGGAGGTAAAGGGACAGACGTTTAATGGGAGAtacaccacaaagacacacctTTGCTCAGAGCTGTAAGAACGTGTGATTCAAGAAGGACATAAGGAAGAACAATGAAACGTGATCCTCAGATTTTCAGCCAGACAACTAGACTGGGAAGTAAACACCtcccaccagccaaatgctggcaAATTCTGTTAGCGGTCTAGTCTAACAGCCACTTCAGCAGGTAACCACATTATTATTTAGAggttatattatacagtatgtgtacccTAAGTTTTGGAAATCATAAGTTACTAAAACAAAATTCATCTTTATCAAACCACAACACAACAAGATGAGTCGGTGCACAGGGATGCAGCATCTGAGAAAACCTGATCCGTGCAAACTAGCCTGACGTTGTCAGCCTCAAAGACTCATCTTTTTGCTTAGGTGGCGGTTCAAACCAAAGCTAGGACAAAGACGTGAAACCCACTTCCTCTTCTAGGCGATTTAGCTGCTGCAAAGACGCTGCAAATACGCAAGAAGGATTCTCTTAATATGCACTGTTAAGAAACAAAGAATAACactacttaaaataaaaaataaggcCAAGAAACAGGTTGTaacataaaattaaatcaaatataaactgtatttatCTTGTAATAAAGAAGATTACATTCTGTTCCTGGCATCCAGCTCCTTTCACTGACGCTATCTGAAGAATTCAGCAGGTTTGTCAAGTCTCTCATTGTCATGCTTTTTCACACTTACCACACACTCTGAATGGAGCCAAACACAAATCATGATGAAGACTTGAACAAGGAACCCAGTTTATTTTCCAGACAGATGATTAGCCTTAAAATCACAAGTGTTGTCATGGCTCAAGTGCTAGAAAAGGTAGGAGTGTGATGCGAATAACAGCAACAGAAAAatacccctttaaaaaaaagagttggTAGTCCCTCAGGCATtcttaaattatttaatatcaAAGTATCACTACTGCTCATAATAGAGATCAAAATATTTGCACACTGACATGCCAACCGTAGGGTGCTTACGTGAGGCCATGCGACTACTTCTCAGCGACTGTGTGTCTACTGTGGCCTTATGCAAGACTGCCCCTGATGGAGTTTGGAATCTGGTTTGTTTGTATCACTGACAGAATCAATCAGACCCCCATTCCTATATGAGCTGCTTGATGCCAAAGCAGATCCCAACACAAACTGAACAATCCCACTAATGAGGAGTCTCATTCCCACCAGACAAATTCTATCACAGCATACAG
This window harbors:
- the ppp1caa gene encoding protein phosphatase 1, catalytic subunit, alpha isozyme a; the protein is MAEPDKLNIDSIIQRLLEVKGSRPGKNVQLSESEIRGLCLKSREIFLSQPILLELEAPLKICGDVHGQYYDLLRLFEYGGFPPESNYLFLGDYVDRGKQSLETICLLLAYKIKYPENFFLLRGNHECASINRIYGFYDECKRRYNIKLWKTFTDCFNCLPVAAIVDEKIFCCHGGLSPDLQSMEQIRRVMRPTDVPDQGLLCDLLWADPDKDVLGWGENDRGVSFTFGADVVAKFLHKHDMDLICRAHQVVEDGYEFFAKRQLVTLFSAPNYCGEFDNAGAMMSVDETLMCSFQILKPADKKLYPYGGGGGMGSGRPVTPPRNSAKAAKAKK